The proteins below come from a single Benincasa hispida cultivar B227 chromosome 4, ASM972705v1, whole genome shotgun sequence genomic window:
- the LOC120076316 gene encoding probable nucleoredoxin 3 isoform X2 yields the protein MAGTDYQANQDKNDFLQILAAQGVEFLLSGEEKVSPKLCAGKMICLLFSANWCRPCRTFTPQLVQLYNTLQKRGEKLEIIFISLDHDENEFEQHFKIMPWLAVPFDDELQKQLCGEYHVDCIPSLVPLCRDRMSKEDDLIGFIEDYGAEVFPYSRKRMQELKAMDCAKRVEGKLEELLGNRGYNYVISRHGGKTQISELIGKTIGLYFGAYWSPPSRSFTSKLSKVYKEIMDKTQSHSLEVIFVSTDRNLDEFKLNITDMPWLAIPYEDETRQDLYRIFDVKAIPTLVLIGADGKTSSENGRGLVSLYGAEAFPFTEERIDELEAAVKKEAEELPSNVEDIKHEHVLKLELAKAYVCDFCKRHGRFWAFSCHVCDYDLHPTCVHLTNV from the exons ATGGCAGGGACTGATTACCAAGCCAATCAAGACAAGAATGATTTTCTGCAGATTTTGGCAGCTCAAGGAGTTGAGTTCCTTCTCTCTGGTGAAGAAAAG GTATCCCCAAAATTATGTGCAGGGAAGATGATTTGCCTATTATTTTCAGCAAACTGGTGTAGACCTTGCAGGACTTTCACTCCACAATTGGTTCAACTCTACAACACTTTGCAAAAAAGAGGTGAAAAGCTAGAGATTATCTTCATCTCCTTGGATCATGATGAGAATGAATTTGAACAACACTTCAAGATTATGCCATGGCTCGCTGTGCCATTTGATGACGAGCTGCAGAAACAATTATGCGGCGAGTACCATGTCGATTGCATTCCGTCGCTCGTTCCGCTTTGCAGAGATCGGATGTCGAAAGAAGATGACTTGATTGGCTTCATTGAAGACTATGGTGCTGAAGTATTTCCATATAGTAGGAAGAGGATGCAGGAACTTAAGGCAATGGATTGTGCCAAACGTGTTGAAGGAAAACTTGAAGAACTCTTGGGGAACAGAGGATATAACTATGTTATTTCTAGACATGGAGGCAAG ACACAAATATCTGAGCTGATTGGGAAGACAATAGGCCTTTATTTTGGTGCATATTGGAGCCCTCCAAGTCGTTCCTTCACATCAAAACTTTCTAAAGTATACAAAGAAATTATGGACAAAACACAAAGTCACTCCTTAGAAGTAATCTTCGTCTCCACTGACCGAAACCTGGACGAATTCAAACTGAACATAACGGACATGCCATGGCTGGCAATCCCCTACGAGGACGAGACCCGGCAAGATCTCTACAGGATCTTCGACGTCAAGGCAATCCCAACTCTAGTCCTGATCGGGGCGGATGGAAAGACGTCAAGTGAGAACGGAAGAGGCTTGGTTTCATTGTATGGAGCAGAAGCATTCCCATTTACAGAAGAAAGAATAGATGAGTTGGAAGCAGCAGTGAAAAAGGAAGCAGAGGAATTGCCTTCAAATGTGGAGGATATAAAgcatgaacatgtgcttaaaTTGGAGTTGGCAAAAGCTTATGTTTGTGATTTTTGCAAAAGGCATGGAAGGTTTTGGGCATTTTCTTGTCATGTTTGTGATTATGATCTTCATCCAACTTGTGTTCACCTGACAAATGTATAA
- the LOC120076316 gene encoding probable nucleoredoxin 3 isoform X1, producing MMASFFTLLCFFHEYYDGVEKNEDRYRYEHCVRVMIGTDYQANQDKNDFLQILAAQGVEFLLSGEEKVSPKLCAGKMICLLFSANWCRPCRTFTPQLVQLYNTLQKRGEKLEIIFISLDHDENEFEQHFKIMPWLAVPFDDELQKQLCGEYHVDCIPSLVPLCRDRMSKEDDLIGFIEDYGAEVFPYSRKRMQELKAMDCAKRVEGKLEELLGNRGYNYVISRHGGKTQISELIGKTIGLYFGAYWSPPSRSFTSKLSKVYKEIMDKTQSHSLEVIFVSTDRNLDEFKLNITDMPWLAIPYEDETRQDLYRIFDVKAIPTLVLIGADGKTSSENGRGLVSLYGAEAFPFTEERIDELEAAVKKEAEELPSNVEDIKHEHVLKLELAKAYVCDFCKRHGRFWAFSCHVCDYDLHPTCVHLTNV from the exons ATGATGGCTTCATTTTTCACCTTGTTGTGCTTTTTCCATGAATATTACGATGGAGTGGAGAAAAATGAAGATCGCTATAGATATGAGCATTGCGTTAGGGTTATGATAG GGACTGATTACCAAGCCAATCAAGACAAGAATGATTTTCTGCAGATTTTGGCAGCTCAAGGAGTTGAGTTCCTTCTCTCTGGTGAAGAAAAG GTATCCCCAAAATTATGTGCAGGGAAGATGATTTGCCTATTATTTTCAGCAAACTGGTGTAGACCTTGCAGGACTTTCACTCCACAATTGGTTCAACTCTACAACACTTTGCAAAAAAGAGGTGAAAAGCTAGAGATTATCTTCATCTCCTTGGATCATGATGAGAATGAATTTGAACAACACTTCAAGATTATGCCATGGCTCGCTGTGCCATTTGATGACGAGCTGCAGAAACAATTATGCGGCGAGTACCATGTCGATTGCATTCCGTCGCTCGTTCCGCTTTGCAGAGATCGGATGTCGAAAGAAGATGACTTGATTGGCTTCATTGAAGACTATGGTGCTGAAGTATTTCCATATAGTAGGAAGAGGATGCAGGAACTTAAGGCAATGGATTGTGCCAAACGTGTTGAAGGAAAACTTGAAGAACTCTTGGGGAACAGAGGATATAACTATGTTATTTCTAGACATGGAGGCAAG ACACAAATATCTGAGCTGATTGGGAAGACAATAGGCCTTTATTTTGGTGCATATTGGAGCCCTCCAAGTCGTTCCTTCACATCAAAACTTTCTAAAGTATACAAAGAAATTATGGACAAAACACAAAGTCACTCCTTAGAAGTAATCTTCGTCTCCACTGACCGAAACCTGGACGAATTCAAACTGAACATAACGGACATGCCATGGCTGGCAATCCCCTACGAGGACGAGACCCGGCAAGATCTCTACAGGATCTTCGACGTCAAGGCAATCCCAACTCTAGTCCTGATCGGGGCGGATGGAAAGACGTCAAGTGAGAACGGAAGAGGCTTGGTTTCATTGTATGGAGCAGAAGCATTCCCATTTACAGAAGAAAGAATAGATGAGTTGGAAGCAGCAGTGAAAAAGGAAGCAGAGGAATTGCCTTCAAATGTGGAGGATATAAAgcatgaacatgtgcttaaaTTGGAGTTGGCAAAAGCTTATGTTTGTGATTTTTGCAAAAGGCATGGAAGGTTTTGGGCATTTTCTTGTCATGTTTGTGATTATGATCTTCATCCAACTTGTGTTCACCTGACAAATGTATAA
- the LOC120076316 gene encoding probable nucleoredoxin 3 isoform X3, with the protein MICLLFSANWCRPCRTFTPQLVQLYNTLQKRGEKLEIIFISLDHDENEFEQHFKIMPWLAVPFDDELQKQLCGEYHVDCIPSLVPLCRDRMSKEDDLIGFIEDYGAEVFPYSRKRMQELKAMDCAKRVEGKLEELLGNRGYNYVISRHGGKTQISELIGKTIGLYFGAYWSPPSRSFTSKLSKVYKEIMDKTQSHSLEVIFVSTDRNLDEFKLNITDMPWLAIPYEDETRQDLYRIFDVKAIPTLVLIGADGKTSSENGRGLVSLYGAEAFPFTEERIDELEAAVKKEAEELPSNVEDIKHEHVLKLELAKAYVCDFCKRHGRFWAFSCHVCDYDLHPTCVHLTNV; encoded by the exons ATGATTTGCCTATTATTTTCAGCAAACTGGTGTAGACCTTGCAGGACTTTCACTCCACAATTGGTTCAACTCTACAACACTTTGCAAAAAAGAGGTGAAAAGCTAGAGATTATCTTCATCTCCTTGGATCATGATGAGAATGAATTTGAACAACACTTCAAGATTATGCCATGGCTCGCTGTGCCATTTGATGACGAGCTGCAGAAACAATTATGCGGCGAGTACCATGTCGATTGCATTCCGTCGCTCGTTCCGCTTTGCAGAGATCGGATGTCGAAAGAAGATGACTTGATTGGCTTCATTGAAGACTATGGTGCTGAAGTATTTCCATATAGTAGGAAGAGGATGCAGGAACTTAAGGCAATGGATTGTGCCAAACGTGTTGAAGGAAAACTTGAAGAACTCTTGGGGAACAGAGGATATAACTATGTTATTTCTAGACATGGAGGCAAG ACACAAATATCTGAGCTGATTGGGAAGACAATAGGCCTTTATTTTGGTGCATATTGGAGCCCTCCAAGTCGTTCCTTCACATCAAAACTTTCTAAAGTATACAAAGAAATTATGGACAAAACACAAAGTCACTCCTTAGAAGTAATCTTCGTCTCCACTGACCGAAACCTGGACGAATTCAAACTGAACATAACGGACATGCCATGGCTGGCAATCCCCTACGAGGACGAGACCCGGCAAGATCTCTACAGGATCTTCGACGTCAAGGCAATCCCAACTCTAGTCCTGATCGGGGCGGATGGAAAGACGTCAAGTGAGAACGGAAGAGGCTTGGTTTCATTGTATGGAGCAGAAGCATTCCCATTTACAGAAGAAAGAATAGATGAGTTGGAAGCAGCAGTGAAAAAGGAAGCAGAGGAATTGCCTTCAAATGTGGAGGATATAAAgcatgaacatgtgcttaaaTTGGAGTTGGCAAAAGCTTATGTTTGTGATTTTTGCAAAAGGCATGGAAGGTTTTGGGCATTTTCTTGTCATGTTTGTGATTATGATCTTCATCCAACTTGTGTTCACCTGACAAATGTATAA
- the LOC120076318 gene encoding ribonuclease H2 subunit B isoform X2, protein MAWWEGVEETRILIAPDHGVKENGTGFLLSLRHPKSGNTTCFLYVNEMLEEIHWFKQSYSSWFLGDYVTEDGRLYSATPVDPVFIFLPIFAEARMKGDDPGKFRQLDDIMFVNGYPGYLHLLSLAEKSMQVVCEVKEVGSSRFFRLDDSKVLAWLYHKVCQLKKTLCTLDKNYAAREEKDTLSDPVSILGEYLKDKPWLEPLCDHLKLNFAEATRKASDSEKPPSSIENNFDSISQDKCRSGAKNTRNGKQGKKPKVETESRNIKDMFSKAIKSKR, encoded by the exons ATGGCTTGGTGGGAAGGCGTAGAGGAAACTCGTATTCTCATTGCTCCTG ATCACGGGGTAAAAGAAAATGGTACTGGATTCCTCCTTTCACTTCGCCATCCAAAATCAG GAAATACAACATGTTTCTTATATGTAAATGAGATGCTAGAGGAAATTCACTGGTTTAAGCAGTCATATTCATCGTGGTTTTTGGGAGACTATGTTACTGAAG ATGGTCGTCTGTATTCTGCCACACCAGTAGATCCTGTATTCATTTTCTTGCCCATTTTTGCGGAAGCTAGAATGAAG GGAGATGATCCTGGGAAATTCAGGCAGTTAGATGACATAATGTTTGTCAATGGGTATCCTGGATATCTGCATTTACTGTCTCTTGCAGAGAAGTCTATGCAAGTAGTTTGTGAGGTCAAAG aagttggatcatctaggtTTTTTAGGCTTGATGATTCAAAGGTATTGGCATGGTTATATCACAAG GTATGCCAGCTGAAAAAAACTCTATGCACACTGGATAAAAACTATGCTGCAAGGGAAGAAAAAGATACAT TAAGCGATCCAGTTTCAATACTAGGCGAATACTTGAAGGATAAACCTTGGTTGGAGCCTTTATGTGACCATCTCAA GTTAAATTTTGCTGAAGCAACCAGAAAAGCATCGGATTCAGAAAAGCCTCCTTCAAGTATAGAGAACAATTTCGATTCTATCTCACAG GATAAGTGTAGGAGTGGCGCAAAGAATACAAGAAATGGAAAGCAAGGCAAGAAGCCTAAGGTGGAGACAGAATCACGGAACATCAAGGACATGTTTTCAAAGGCTATAAAAAGCAAAAGATGA
- the LOC120076318 gene encoding ribonuclease H2 subunit B isoform X1: protein MAWWEGVEETRILIAPDHGVKENGTGFLLSLRHPKSGNTTCFLYVNEMLEEIHWFKQSYSSWFLGDYVTEDGRLYSATPVDPVFIFLPIFAEARMKKGDDPGKFRQLDDIMFVNGYPGYLHLLSLAEKSMQVVCEVKEVGSSRFFRLDDSKVLAWLYHKVCQLKKTLCTLDKNYAAREEKDTLSDPVSILGEYLKDKPWLEPLCDHLKLNFAEATRKASDSEKPPSSIENNFDSISQDKCRSGAKNTRNGKQGKKPKVETESRNIKDMFSKAIKSKR, encoded by the exons ATGGCTTGGTGGGAAGGCGTAGAGGAAACTCGTATTCTCATTGCTCCTG ATCACGGGGTAAAAGAAAATGGTACTGGATTCCTCCTTTCACTTCGCCATCCAAAATCAG GAAATACAACATGTTTCTTATATGTAAATGAGATGCTAGAGGAAATTCACTGGTTTAAGCAGTCATATTCATCGTGGTTTTTGGGAGACTATGTTACTGAAG ATGGTCGTCTGTATTCTGCCACACCAGTAGATCCTGTATTCATTTTCTTGCCCATTTTTGCGGAAGCTAGAATGAAG AAGGGAGATGATCCTGGGAAATTCAGGCAGTTAGATGACATAATGTTTGTCAATGGGTATCCTGGATATCTGCATTTACTGTCTCTTGCAGAGAAGTCTATGCAAGTAGTTTGTGAGGTCAAAG aagttggatcatctaggtTTTTTAGGCTTGATGATTCAAAGGTATTGGCATGGTTATATCACAAG GTATGCCAGCTGAAAAAAACTCTATGCACACTGGATAAAAACTATGCTGCAAGGGAAGAAAAAGATACAT TAAGCGATCCAGTTTCAATACTAGGCGAATACTTGAAGGATAAACCTTGGTTGGAGCCTTTATGTGACCATCTCAA GTTAAATTTTGCTGAAGCAACCAGAAAAGCATCGGATTCAGAAAAGCCTCCTTCAAGTATAGAGAACAATTTCGATTCTATCTCACAG GATAAGTGTAGGAGTGGCGCAAAGAATACAAGAAATGGAAAGCAAGGCAAGAAGCCTAAGGTGGAGACAGAATCACGGAACATCAAGGACATGTTTTCAAAGGCTATAAAAAGCAAAAGATGA